The sequence GCGCCAGGTCGGCCTCCCACTCCTTGAACGACCCCAGGTCAACCAGCAACGCAATGCGTTCCTGCACGGAAATGGGAAAGTGATAACCGCACTTGGGACAGACCTTGTTGTTGCGGTCCACTTCCTTACGATAGATGATTTCGCGGCAGTGGTTGCACTTGAGCCACAGCCCATCGCCACCCTTGGCCCGCTGATGGCTCTCGTCAGAACCGGCGGAGTCGCTTTTTTTGAACCAGGCCATGCGTTCTAGATCTCGACCGCCTGATTTTTCTGGCGCATCGTTCCTCGTGTGATGCCTCGCCCCAGCAGTCCCTGAATGTGGTCGAAAAGCACCAGCGACCGCCGGACAGGCCGGATGGCAGAGTGCGCTTGGAGACGCCACGACACAGCCAGAGCGCGGGAGTTAACCACCGCCATGCCGTTAATCAGCAGCCAGAATGTCCGGCGTCGGAGGGGCGCCCCCTCCTCCACGCAGACCTGCTCCGACCCCTGACATCTGGGGACGGGAATCTTCACCGATTGCTCCCTCGGCTTACACTGTCCGTCATAAATGAACTGCGGGAAACCAAAATAGCATAGGCGCCAAAGGGCTGCACTAAGTATTACATTTAAGAATCAGCTCTAACTAGCTGAATCGACGACGTAATTCGACGCGCATCAGTGGGTCCCAGTCGACGACTAACACTACTAAAACAGGATGGCTATCCCAAATCCAAGGCTACCGACACTCGCCAGCCCGCGCACTGCTAGATTTATCGACCGGCCACGTGAAGAAGAGAACATCAACGGCAGACTGATCAGAGTCCCGACTACCACCATGCCGACAATCGAGCCGATCCCGAAGAGAAGGATGAACGCCAGCCCTTCCCACAGAGTCCGCGAGGCCGACAGCACCAGTAGCATCAAGGCCGCGGACCCGGCCAGGCCATGCACCATGCCGACCGCAAGTGGCTGGAAGACATACCGCCAGCCGTGCCCGTGCGCATGGTCGTCTCGCTGGTGATGGCTGTGCAGATGCACGTGGAGTGACCCGTCGTGTGTGTGGGCATGGAGATGCCACTGTTCCCGATAGAGCGTCACGGCCAATCCCGCGCCCAATGCGATCAGCATCACACCCACCCCTTGCTCAAACGCGTGCGCCACGGTGTCCGGGATGCTCAGCTTCAGCACCAGCACCGCACAGCCCACAAGCAGCAAGGTCGTCGTGTGACCGATCCCCCAGCACATCCCAATGAAGCCGGAAGCTTTGAGGTCAGGGCGCCGGGATAGCAGCGTTGATACAGCGACGAGATGATCGGCGTCGAAAGCATGGCGAGCCCCAAGCAGGAATCCCAGACCGAGGATGGAGAGAAATTGCAAATCAGGCATGAGTCTCTGCGTAGGCTGGCCGCGAAGGCGGCCGATCAGCCGCCGCGCGCATGCATTTCCAGATGCGGATCTTCACGCAGCTTGGCGATGTCGATGAGGCGCTGCTCGCGGCCACCCGACCGCTCCAGCGCCTTGCGCTCTTCCGCCCCGCGGTCGGTGCGTCCCTGCCAGACGGATTGGAGCAACGCGCGAAACTCCTTCGCGGACACACCGTCGCGCAACGGCTTGCGCAAATCCGTGCCGTTCTTTGCGTACAGGCAGAGATACCACATGCCGTCCGCCGTTACGCGACTCCGATCGCAGGCAGCGCAGAACGGCGTGGTCGTGGAGGGAATGATCCCAAAGCTCGTCCCGTCCGGCAGCCGGAACCGCTGCGCCGGCGCGGAGCTGAGTTCCTCGATTGGCTCGATCCGTCCGTACTGGCGGCCGAGCATTTCGAGCATCGCGGCCCGCGACACCACCTGATCCATGGACCAGCCCGTGGCCCCACCGACATCCATATATTCGATGAATCGCACTTCCGCCTGGATGCGCTTGCCAAGCTCGATCAGGTCCACCAATTCGTCATCGTTAAATCCCTTGATCACCACCGTGTCTAACTTGAGTCCTGTGAAACCGGCCCGCTGCGCCGCGGCGATGCCTTCCATTACGCGGACATGCTCATCGCGCCGCGTCAAGGCACGGAACCGGTCCGGCCGCAGCGTATCGAGGCTGACCGTAATCCGGTGCACGCCGGCATCGTAGAGCGCCTGGGCCTGATCGCCCAGCAGAATGCCGTTGGTCGTCAGCGCCAGGTCCTGAATGGTGTGGTTTTGCGTCAGCAGGCGAACCAGCCGCGGCAGATCACGCCGCAACAACGGCTCCCCACCGGTCAGGCGCACCTTGTCTACGCCGAGATCGGTAAAGGCCTGCGTGACGACGGCCATTTCCTCAAAGCTGAGCACGTTCTCGCGCGGCAACCAGGCATACTCCTCCTCCGGCATACAGTAGGAGCAGCGCAGATTGCAGCGATCCGTCACGGAGAGGCGCAGGCTTTTTAGCGGCCGGCCGAACGTATCGCGAAGCGCAGTAGCTGCGTCACTCACAGCGGCCTCCGCGCCTCTTGTATGGCAATGCTCAAAAAGGTTGCCCCCGCGTAGTCCCACGAAGTCCGGCGACGGGGACACACCCGTTTCAGTACGTCGCAGGGAGATGGGCGACCGGAAACGGAACTGGCAGTCTCTTCCAACATTCTAGGGATGCTCCTCAACCCAGACTTCCCCGGCGGGCGTATGCTCGAGCTTCCAAATGGGCGTGATCTGCTTCAACTCATCGATGCACCAGCGACAGGCCTTGAACGCGTCCGCCCGGTGTTCGGCGCCCACGACGATCAGCACGATGTTCTCTCCAATGCCGATTTCGCCATATCGATGTAGGATCAGCACCTCGAGTACGTCAAACTGCTTGAGGGCCCGTTCGCGAATCTCGCGCAACTTTTTCTGCGCCATCCCCTCGTAATACTCGAAGGTGATCGAGCTAACGTCGTGGCCTTTTGAATGATCGCGCGCCGTGCCAAGGAAAATTGAAATCCCACCAATCCGCGTGGAGCCGGCGCGTACACGGTCGATCTCGGCGTCCACGGAAAAATTTTCACGCTGCACGCGGACCAGCGCCGTGTCGTCCGACGCCCCACCGGCGAACGGCGGCAGTAGCGCCACCTCGTCGCCATCGCGCACCTCCACATCCTCATGCGCGATTTCTTGGTTGACGGAAATTAGCACCCGCTTCTGGTGCACCAGTTCGCCGATTTTGGGGTACTGCGCATCCAGTGTCGCAACAAGATCCTTGACCCGTCGGCCTGCAGCGAGCGGCACCGAGAGTTCGGGTTGGTTGTCGGCAAGGGACTTAATGAGGCCGAAGAGCTTGATGGACACCATGGCTCCCTCGTACGCGCCGGTCAGCGCGCCGCCATCGTCCGGATGTAGGTGCCGGACTTGCCACCGGATTTCGAAAGCAGGGCGATGCCGCCGAAACTCATGCCCTTGTCCACGGCCTTGCACATGTCGTAGATCGTGAGCGCCGCCACTGTAACCGCTGTCATCGCTTCCATCTCCACGCCGG is a genomic window of Nitrospira sp. containing:
- a CDS encoding acetyl-CoA carboxylase carboxyl transferase subunit beta, coding for MAWFKKSDSAGSDESHQRAKGGDGLWLKCNHCREIIYRKEVDRNNKVCPKCGYHFPISVQERIALLVDLGSFKEWEADLA
- a CDS encoding molybdenum cofactor biosynthesis protein MoaE, with product MPPFAGGASDDTALVRVQRENFSVDAEIDRVRAGSTRIGGISIFLGTARDHSKGHDVSSITFEYYEGMAQKKLREIRERALKQFDVLEVLILHRYGEIGIGENIVLIVVGAEHRADAFKACRWCIDELKQITPIWKLEHTPAGEVWVEEHP
- a CDS encoding urease accessory protein UreH, with the protein product MPDLQFLSILGLGFLLGARHAFDADHLVAVSTLLSRRPDLKASGFIGMCWGIGHTTTLLLVGCAVLVLKLSIPDTVAHAFEQGVGVMLIALGAGLAVTLYREQWHLHAHTHDGSLHVHLHSHHQRDDHAHGHGWRYVFQPLAVGMVHGLAGSAALMLLVLSASRTLWEGLAFILLFGIGSIVGMVVVGTLISLPLMFSSSRGRSINLAVRGLASVGSLGFGIAILF
- the moaA gene encoding GTP 3',8-cyclase MoaA; protein product: MSDAATALRDTFGRPLKSLRLSVTDRCNLRCSYCMPEEEYAWLPRENVLSFEEMAVVTQAFTDLGVDKVRLTGGEPLLRRDLPRLVRLLTQNHTIQDLALTTNGILLGDQAQALYDAGVHRITVSLDTLRPDRFRALTRRDEHVRVMEGIAAAQRAGFTGLKLDTVVIKGFNDDELVDLIELGKRIQAEVRFIEYMDVGGATGWSMDQVVSRAAMLEMLGRQYGRIEPIEELSSAPAQRFRLPDGTSFGIIPSTTTPFCAACDRSRVTADGMWYLCLYAKNGTDLRKPLRDGVSAKEFRALLQSVWQGRTDRGAEERKALERSGGREQRLIDIAKLREDPHLEMHARGG